The following nucleotide sequence is from Trifolium pratense cultivar HEN17-A07 linkage group LG2, ARS_RC_1.1, whole genome shotgun sequence.
AAGGTTCATTTTCCTTGTGAATTAATAgtgttcatttttattttttttagtgttataaaaaatagtgctgattattttcttattgctgagtatgaaattaaaaatgaaaaaaaataattgatgaaaaaatTATGGTTGGTTCAGAATCTGCTTTGATTGAAAGAAAAAGGAGGAAAAGGAAATTGGAGAAGGAAATTCCAAAGAATGGGTCACCGGGAGAATGTTCAAATCCAGGATCAATTGGAGGAGAAGAGAAAACTCCGTTATCTTGCATCAAAACAACAAATGTGGAATCTTCTATTGAGAAAGTAATTATTTCTGTTAGTAAACTGTTTTTGAgagttttaaattattaattaataactaattcttttgtttttgacatTTTTGCGTTTAATCTGCTACGACTGGACAATTTTGgttgtattgtgtttgattttaagaTTGTTTCTGAGACTAGATACATTGGGGGGAAGggaacaaaaactgaaattcgtGTCTCTCGCAAAATTACAtcacaactttttgtcccaaGTACgagttgtaacaaaaaaaattatattttgtccaccaaacatcatACAAGACAATAAGTTGTTCGAAGTttgtcttgtgttgttttgtccTATGTTGTTCCGTAAGATTTGTTTGGATATACTTATTTGAGCatgtgagactgtttggaagAACATATGGAAACAAGTTATGACTTGTCTATAAGTTGTTTAGAGCTTATTTCTGTATGCTCTCCATGATAGCTTATGAGAACAATTTAGAGTGTATATGGAAAacgttattttatattttgttatagaaatagctgatacataagcacttatatacTAAGAGCTTATGTTATAAGTtcttaattaagctgtttatccaaacaatctGAACAAATTACAAAATGTTGCTGTCAAATTATTGCTTTTTCCTAACTACTACTTGTCTTCAAATGCTATGAGAATTGTATGTATGTATCTTTTGTCATCTTATGGtttaattgttttatttgtttctttacatatattttttaatttttatataatgcACAAGATCATTACTGGTGCTACTTGGCTCATACTTCATCTTCGTGTCAACTAAATTTTCTTGCATTTCAGCTTAAATCAGCAATAGCTAAAGCAAAAAGCTCTAGTAATCGGAAGCAGATCTCGCCAGTTGTATTCTACGGTTCTCCTCATGGTGTGCCTCCGAAAAAACCGACCCGTTTATGGAGATTGTTGCATGAGATACGTATTGATCTCTCTCAGAGGAAAAAACTGAACTTAAGGTCTTTTTCCGAAGCTGGTTTCTACCCGTTTACTTTTTCCACCTGTTTACTTTTCTTGTACTTAATGTATCAGAATATGACTTGAATCAAAGCTTTATTTTTCTAGGAAGGAAGTATGGTCCACATTCCCAAGGCAGGATGAAGCAATAAACTTTGCCAAAGGACAAGAAGATGTCCATCTCTTTAGTTATCAAGATCACTTCAATGGCCAGAGAAGGTTCCTTGCGTCTACATATACAGAATTCTGGCGAAGGTCTCCTTcatataattttctttctcGTCTGAATCATCATCATTTTCGACTGATTAGTTATGACTAAGATCCTTGTTTCTGTATATTCATATTGCTGAGTTCTGTACTCAGGTACAAAAACATGGATTCAAAATCCCGTCATCATTATGAAGTGATTCAAGAGGTAAATAGTCTTGCATGTTTTATGTTCACTGATTTAACGAAAAAATGGTTCTGTCGTTACATTGTCATGTGAGCGGTCTGGGCGCCATATGCATGTTTGTTCCAGTCTTAAAAGTTTCTTTGCTCCCAGGGTTTACCATGCCACCTTTATTTTGATTTGGAGTTTAATAAAAGAGTCAACGTAGGAAAGAATGGAGATGAAATGGTTGATCTTTTGATATCAATAGTTCTAGAAGCCTTACACGAAAAGTATGAAATCCATGGAGACCACGATTGGATAGTAGAACTCGACTCTTCAACTGAAGGTTTGGCTTTTCTTCATGCCTATTCCATTTGTAAACTGTAGTTCTGAAACCTATAGTGAATAAGATTTTTCTGCTTGCTTATATGCCTTTTATTTTGGGTTCCATCTTCAttgaaattttcttttatttattgtttcttAATTGTGATTTAGGGAATAGTTTATAGTTAAACTGCATACACTCGCATTGACAGTTTGGCTTTGGAAAATATTAATTACCACACGAGAACCGGTGTTCATCTCTTCATTGGTTCTATAATTGCATGCTTTATCTAGTTGGCTCTCTCTCAGTACTTTATAATTCCTTATATGTGCTAGTGGATTGATGCGATTTGCACCATATAGGTAATTCAATCCCTTGTAATTGTGTGGAGTGCTGAGGGGCTTTACCATTGAGCCAATTACAcatttatatttgaattaagTGTTCTATATGTTTTTAGCTTTCAAAATGGAGCAATTGTTAGGTATTGCTATGACAAGGATTCTAATGTTTTCCCATGTATAATGATCCTTATCTTTATCCTTATAATTTCTTATTAATTTGACTTGTAGATAAGTTCTCTCGCCATCTAATAATTCGCATACCAAAGGCTGCTTTTAAGGATAACTCCCACGCAGGTGCATTTGTTTCAGAAGTAAGTCCAAGTTTACTCATCTTTTCCCATCAAAGCTAGAGATAAAATTTggaaggcttaattagttaaatggtcccttaaagacattttaggtttcacaatggtcccttaaagaaaaaaaggtctaaattggtcccttaaagacattccGTTAGCCAAAaaggtcctttccgttaaactTTAACCCCAAATGTATAAGGTGGACTAACACTGTAAATGGTCCACCATAGAcctcattaaattttttaattataaccaTTTGATCTTTTTCTTAAGATAAcctttgttgttgatttcaaaATAATTGCTTGTGTGAgaaatttgttgttgatttcaaaATAACTGCTTGTGTGAGAAATGGAAGAAAACACATAAAGACCATGTTTTTTTGGTTCTGTAACACTAACATCCTATGGGTGGGTTTCGTTTTGCAAAAATTGGGTATATAGAAAACACCAAGTTATGATGATGAATGGTGTGAAATAGCTAGCTGAAGTTGTGAACCTCGTGAGCATTGATGGCGATGGTATTGAAGTAGCAGTTTGGTTAGGAGAATGATTTTGGCTAATGGAATGATTTTGACAAGATGAGAAGTTTCCATATCTTACAAAGGATCTAAAGAAGagggattttttatttttatttttttatttcaacttTTCAGTTTGATGGGTTGAAAtaatttatgtgttttttaatttaaattctaTGGATTGAGTTGTGTTTCTTGGATTTGTTTGAAGATCtggatttgtttttttttttgttgaagtttaTGAGATGTTGAAGAAGAACATCAAGAACAAatgaatgaagatgatgaagaaaggGGAAAAAATTAGGTGTTGATGATTTATCATTCGAACAATATACATACAAGATCCAATGGTTCCGATTTGGACAAAAATATCTAATGGTTCACTTTAgacaaaaataacttttgaTGTTAAAAGTTAACGGCAGGGACTAACTTGACTAACAGAGATATCAATAAGGGACcaattcaaacttttttttctgtaagggaccattgtgaaacctaaaatgtctttaagggaccaaaatactaattaagccaatttGGAATTAGGGTGATATCCTATTAATTCATGAGAATCCACtactcttcatcttcatctttctGATAGGAAATTACATCAGAAATTTACAATGGGTCGACTGGTAGACCAAATTAGTCATGAGCCGAGGCCTTGAAAAAATTTACACAAAGAAAATGTCATGTGGCAAAGAGGAATAGGGGgacttaaaaatagaaatggaAGAGAATAATGGAAAGGAATAGAAACTGGAAAAGGGTAAtaatttagagagagagagagagagagagagaggagagaggTTTTCCTGCTTTTCTGGGAAGTGGGAACTAAGAGTTGTTTTCTTGCTTTTTCTGTTGTGGTAAGGTAACCACTATTTCAGTAGAGATTCCTATATTCTCATGAATAAAAGAGGGATTTAATTTATCTGTATTATTTTCTATCATTTTCTTTAATCGGTTAACACACATAATGagtcattttatatatatttttaatttagtaaTTATCAAAGCTTTGAAATTACTTACAAAAAGGATAATTATACTAGCTGATAACACAATCTTCTCTGTAGTATTTCTTTTGGAGAATCATCAACTATTGATTATATTGACAGATATGCTCAAGAATTCTAAACGCAAGGGGGAAAGATAAACGTTGTGAAAAATTGTTTATAGCAAAAGATTCAAGTACCGATGAATCTGCTTACCAACTTTTTGTGGATACTGCTGTATATACTCGGAATCGTGTTTTCCGTCTTCATCTATCTTCAAAGGCAGGAAAAAGTTCAATTCTTTTGCCAACAGAGAGATTTAAGTGCAAAAACTTGGTATGGCATTTTTCTTACGTAATATAGcggtttcaatttttttttttgtttacaatgaattggggatcgaacccaggacctatagcatactacccaaacccctcaccactagaccaaacctagtggcttagcGGTTTCAAATTTTACCATCAAAATAGTTTTATCAAGAAAGGATTTTCATCAAGGaagaagtaataataataataataaaaatatgaaaattggaaTAACTAGTGTCAGTGTTGCGGACTGCTCTTTGCATATAATAGAATGGGACTCGACTGGAAGATAAAAAATGGGGAATAACCAGTcaccatttgattttttttttgtcaattagaaAGGATTTTGGCGTGTGTTTTTGTTAGTTCTTGACCTGAGAAGCAAAGATTTTCTGTTGAAGACAGATAGGAGTTGTAGTATcttattctatttaaagaaaggcaaaaatatatacattacCATGTGCTAACTACAGTATTTATATATACTCAGGCTCCATTTgctaaaattaagctataagcttgCTGATAGctcaaaagctagcttatatcTGAAAAGATAGCTGATGCCTTGTTGCTGAtggcttatagctgaaaagctaactAGTtgaaattgaagtgtttggtaaatttagctgttgaaaatataaaatgacataaaagtccatgttttttaaattattttactttgtataaaataataacactcCTTAAGAGCACTACTCCATGTTTTAATTTAGCCAAAAATCATCTCTATGCGAAGATAAAAGAATTTGATTTATCTGAAGAAAAATAATACCATTTGTCCGAgttgggatcctctccatt
It contains:
- the LOC123909708 gene encoding DNA-directed primase/polymerase protein-like, with amino-acid sequence MSSTSNNNMNDVDRLFACFKCGLSPPKSALIERKRRKRKLEKEIPKNGSPGECSNPGSIGGEEKTPLSCIKTTNVESSIEKLKSAIAKAKSSSNRKQISPVVFYGSPHGVPPKKPTRLWRLLHEIRIDLSQRKKLNLRKEVWSTFPRQDEAINFAKGQEDVHLFSYQDHFNGQRRFLASTYTEFWRRYKNMDSKSRHHYEVIQEGLPCHLYFDLEFNKRVNVGKNGDEMVDLLISIVLEALHEKYEIHGDHDWIVELDSSTEDKFSRHLIIRIPKAAFKDNSHAGAFVSEICSRILNARGKDKRCEKLFIAKDSSTDESAYQLFVDTAVYTRNRVFRLHLSSKAGKSSILLPTERFKCKNLSEEDMFMASLICNMDVDCGKLLVCKPDLDCVKTLHFDTELNYNVGNSVQMHPEFTLNTCTSDVSGTYFMGKSPFPFIDEFILSVASVGNIPGKIHSWYLFSEFGLMVYSMTKNRYCERIGRQHKSNNVIYVVDLRRAVYYQKCHDADCRGYRSPLRPIPVHVFSNPSVAIGSSEMLDDKYPVDDGWGSQPDDNNKPNLLQYEDTVEDNSSDSWWLEAIKVVEDVENKQTATELNTKNEEIDDGDDDDEWWLAVERTASQAELAYTSTNSGC